A window of the Diorhabda carinulata isolate Delta chromosome 1, icDioCari1.1, whole genome shotgun sequence genome harbors these coding sequences:
- the LOC130901060 gene encoding uncharacterized protein LOC130901060 → MADGSKKLFGGLSAYLSTFGGRDFTGHTNRILNFLFIYSLATNWNFCGKRGEKKAFKNLNVKDVIIGAVRKSSPLVSQKEIEDTIKVWLKHAPEKLKKQQHGNP, encoded by the exons ATGGCGGACGGCAGCAAAAAGTTGTTTGGCGGTTTG tcggcatatctatcgacttttggagggagagattttactggacatacaaaccgcattttaaattttttgttcatttattctcttgcaactaattggaatttttgtggcaaacgaggtgagaaaaaggcttttaaaaacttaaacgtaaaggatgtgattattg gtgCTGTAAGAAAAAGCTCCCCTCTAGTCAgtcagaaagaaatagaagataccatcaaggtgtggttgaaacatgcaccagagaaattgaaaaagcagcaGCATGGCAAcccgtaa